Proteins found in one Planctomycetes bacterium MalM25 genomic segment:
- the erpA gene encoding Iron-sulfur cluster insertion protein ErpA, with translation MSVVLTERAAEEVKRIVEQQKMEEGTFLRVGVTGGGCSGFNYQLGFDNTYDEKADAKAAHHGVDVVVDKKSALYLDGTTVDFYDGIEKRGFTFENPNAVKSCGCGSSFQA, from the coding sequence ATGTCAGTCGTCCTGACCGAACGAGCCGCCGAAGAAGTGAAGCGGATCGTTGAGCAACAGAAGATGGAAGAGGGAACGTTCCTCCGCGTCGGAGTCACCGGCGGCGGTTGCAGCGGATTCAACTACCAGCTCGGCTTCGACAACACCTACGACGAGAAGGCCGACGCCAAGGCCGCGCACCACGGCGTCGATGTGGTTGTCGATAAAAAGTCGGCTCTCTACCTGGATGGCACGACCGTCGATTTCTACGACGGCATCGAGAAGCGGGGCTTCACGTTCGAGAATCCGAACGCCGTGAAGTCGTGCGGCTGCGGGAGCTCGTTCCAGGCCTGA
- a CDS encoding Flp/Fap pilin component, with the protein MGRAVWKLLRSEDAATAVEYAVMLSLIAGVCIGSVLVLSNAAGQSFDDSASQLAGVLGS; encoded by the coding sequence ATGGGACGCGCCGTTTGGAAGCTGCTGCGGTCCGAAGACGCCGCCACCGCGGTTGAGTACGCCGTGATGTTGTCACTGATCGCGGGGGTTTGCATCGGTTCGGTGCTCGTCCTTTCCAACGCCGCCGGGCAGAGCTTCGACGACTCCGCCTCGCAGCTCGCGGGCGTGCTGGGTTCCTGA
- the iscS_2 gene encoding Cysteine desulfurase: protein MPSDPIYLDNHATTRCDPRVVEAMLPWFSEAYGNAGSRHAYGEAARDAVDRSRQTIASAIDAEPAEIVFTSGATESNNLAIRGVAERPRRRGDHLVSVTTEHLAVLDPIARLVKRGHKSTLLGVEPTGSPRAGWLDPQRVADAITDETCLVSVMLANNEIGVVHPIAEIGTICRERGVLLHCDATQAVGKLPVSVRELGVDLMSLTGHKLHGPKGVGALYVRGRDPIVRLEPLVTGGGQEGGRRSGTLNTPGLVGLAESVRLACEEQPAEAKRLAALRDRLFDRLLGGVVGIDFVGPDWRVEPDLRLPNNLTLRFDRLDGEALMLRLPGLALSSGAACSSSDAKPSHVLRGVGLSDDHARCTLRIGLGRDNTEADVDAAAEQIGAASEGLRAEMRG, encoded by the coding sequence ATGCCCAGCGACCCGATCTACCTCGACAACCACGCCACGACCCGCTGCGACCCGCGCGTGGTCGAGGCGATGCTGCCGTGGTTCAGTGAAGCGTACGGCAACGCCGGCAGCCGCCACGCCTATGGCGAGGCGGCGCGGGACGCGGTGGACCGAAGCCGCCAGACGATCGCCAGCGCGATCGACGCCGAGCCGGCGGAGATTGTTTTCACGAGCGGCGCCACCGAGAGCAACAACCTGGCGATCCGCGGCGTGGCCGAGCGGCCTCGCCGGCGGGGCGACCACTTGGTGAGCGTCACGACCGAGCACCTCGCGGTGCTCGACCCGATCGCTCGCCTTGTGAAGCGGGGGCACAAGTCGACGCTGCTCGGGGTTGAACCGACCGGTTCGCCCCGCGCCGGTTGGCTCGATCCGCAGCGCGTCGCCGACGCGATCACGGACGAGACGTGCCTCGTCTCGGTGATGTTGGCGAACAACGAGATCGGCGTGGTGCACCCGATCGCCGAGATCGGAACGATCTGCCGCGAGCGTGGCGTCTTACTCCACTGCGACGCGACACAAGCGGTCGGCAAGCTGCCCGTGTCGGTTCGCGAGTTGGGTGTCGATCTGATGAGTCTGACGGGTCACAAGCTGCACGGCCCGAAGGGGGTCGGCGCCTTGTACGTGCGCGGCCGCGATCCGATCGTGCGACTCGAGCCGCTGGTCACCGGCGGCGGCCAAGAGGGGGGCCGCCGCAGCGGCACGCTGAACACGCCGGGCCTCGTCGGCTTGGCCGAATCGGTCCGTCTCGCTTGCGAAGAGCAACCGGCCGAGGCGAAGCGGCTCGCGGCTTTGCGGGACCGCCTGTTCGATCGACTCCTCGGGGGGGTGGTCGGGATCGATTTCGTCGGGCCGGATTGGCGAGTCGAACCGGACCTGCGACTCCCCAATAACCTGACCCTCCGCTTCGATCGCCTCGACGGCGAGGCCCTGATGCTCCGCCTTCCCGGCCTCGCCCTGAGCAGCGGCGCCGCCTGCTCGTCCTCCGACGCGAAGCCGAGCCACGTGCTGCGGGGCGTCGGGCTGTCCGACGACCATGCCCGCTGCACGCTGCGGATCGGGCTGGGTCGGGACAACACCGAGGCGGATGTCGACGCCGCCGCCGAACAGATCGGGGCGGCTTCTGAGGGGCTGCGGGCCGAAATGAGGGGGTAA
- a CDS encoding MG2 domain protein has product MRRISGIGLIVLGTLLLGTGRPMAETPTRGEASQRAVADALREGHWAEALQLTRLRLESGDGAPSDLTRAIQALGRLNRVEEFDALLERTVARYADNAPMLVAAAQAYSRVPKWGYRVAGELRRGSPRGGGARLWLGDRDRIAALRWGVAAYQAAADDAEAAAACEQLASELAREASGRTAWRLQSLTDLTGGLPEPLEGHQRRVSQSFAPVDAEGQPILYGVPSSWDAAESDGERLRWAWAERSRRAPDTRGDNDLAYAHFLHQQFGVQTLQQGREPLDDATIAQLAELSDEETIARLATGVRRFTLPEGSRCLELFREHEAWTTLASIYRNRDQRPRAVEALRAALVKATNKSQQKRLQGQIDQLILPWARFDPSVTQPAGEGATLRVTHRNASEIRLVARPIDVKRLLADVMALIEDLPKKTPRAGMEIERLGWRLLQEGQEKYLGEPAAAWTTQLTTPADHRDGHDPITTPLQAAGAYFVTATPTGSDGAAGAESSIALWLADTVLVRKPTAEGALYQVLDARSGEPVEGATIDLFGYRQLHHSPQGERRTRPHFDTARLAETTSVAGLAAFELAPKENEPGYSWLATATTPEGQHAHLGFASVWRQQPDADPPRNPRTFVVTDRPVYRPGDRVEFKIWIGRPNYAVAAAPEGDSEPAPSEFAHQEFKVDLYDARGEKVDSQRLTADAYGGLVGSYATPTDASLGHYRIDLVGFGGDSFRVEEYRKPEFEVTVTAPTEPTKLGEPFDATVHAAYYSGSPVRGGAVKYKVIRTRRTERWLPIRPWDWLYGRGYGWLGQDATWRSDWRQWGCYAPMPPWWPAPSGPPEVVAEGEAELDAQGRFRLTIDTAQAAARQPDDDHEYAITAEVTDAGRRTQGGAGEVLAARRPVDVTVWLDRGYYTVGDTVRANISVRRPDGEPLAGGGELRLLKITEPAAEPGGQPTETLVQAWDLASDVEGAAEMRLKASEPGRYRLVYRSDAAEEAVEGGLLFTILGPGFEGGDFRYGDLELIPDKPEYAPGETVRLLVNTNRTNATVTLFVRPVGGVYGTPEVFPIAGKNAVVEIPLTAGDMPNFFVEAHTVVEGRLHSVTREVVVPPESRVIQVEASPSAPSYLPGEEGTLRVRLTDAAGEPIAGQATIAVYDRSVEAIAGGPSGGDIRARFWDWKRHHHPSVQHSLSRGEGPAVRSGTPTMQSLGLRVGRIARGRGRGFAWGERYEFGDVAEGVMLGKTMRFAESDSAPMPAMAMAAAGGGSFGGEAPAEEPAVAVRENFADTALWVGSVETDAAGFAEVKMPLPESLTAWKVRAWAVGAGLRVGEGEAEVVTRKDLMVRLRAPRFLVAGDEVTLAALVQNESPRELTVNVRLEADGETLTLPSNAAQTVTVEAGGEMRVDWLVTATLEGDAKFRAIATVEGDAALSDGMQIELPVLVHGAEIVESFSAVIAPDERLATFELVVPEERRPEATRLEIRYSPTLVGAMLDTLPYLIEYPHGCTEQTLNRFLPAAIVRQTIRDLGVELEDLKPAGEEPAGPPRRSSPVFDDDELDKIVKSGVRRLREMQLSDGGWGWFSGFGERSSAHTTAVVVRGLGVAKRSGVAVPDDVLNRGLDWLVAYRNEQEKRLFNVRDGEVIDEDKPSKRYADNLDALIELTLSKNDRMESQNMFGFLYRDRLKLTPYSQALLGMALHHVIKSQRAIAGGFDKPGMLRTVVRNLKQYVETDDENQTAYLNLPGGYWWSWYGSEYEAHAYFLKLLAATEPKGELAPKLVKYLLANRRHATRWNSTRDTALVVEAMADYLRASGEADLEGQVEVWLDGKLRDTQAFDAASALRFDGSFVLQGEELSAGRHTLELRREGTGRLYAGASLTNFSLQDDLRAAGLEVRVTRRVQKLVPIEATDADVDSRGGVFNPKVERYRRVDVPNRGEVESGDLLEVELTIASKNDYEYLLIEDPKPAGCEPTEVRSGYRGDALGAYIEYRDQSVMLYVRNLPRGERTVRYRLRAETPGVFSALPTQIGAMYAPELRGNSDELKLRVVD; this is encoded by the coding sequence ATGCGACGGATCAGCGGAATCGGACTGATCGTTCTGGGAACGCTTCTATTGGGCACAGGGAGGCCAATGGCGGAGACCCCCACCCGCGGAGAGGCTTCTCAGCGGGCGGTCGCCGATGCGCTGCGCGAAGGGCATTGGGCCGAAGCCCTCCAGCTCACCCGGCTCCGCTTGGAGTCGGGCGATGGCGCGCCGAGCGACCTGACCAGGGCGATTCAGGCTCTCGGGCGATTGAATCGCGTCGAAGAGTTCGACGCCTTGCTCGAGCGGACGGTCGCCCGGTACGCCGACAACGCGCCGATGCTCGTCGCCGCGGCGCAGGCATACAGCCGCGTGCCCAAATGGGGCTATCGCGTCGCCGGAGAACTCCGGCGGGGCTCCCCGCGTGGCGGAGGAGCCCGGCTCTGGCTGGGCGACCGCGATCGGATCGCCGCGCTCCGTTGGGGCGTCGCCGCTTACCAAGCCGCCGCCGATGACGCCGAGGCGGCCGCCGCGTGCGAGCAGCTGGCGTCGGAGCTGGCGCGTGAGGCGTCCGGCCGCACAGCTTGGCGTCTGCAGAGTCTCACCGATCTGACTGGCGGTCTGCCCGAGCCGCTCGAAGGGCATCAGCGGCGGGTCTCTCAATCGTTCGCGCCGGTCGATGCGGAAGGCCAACCGATCCTCTACGGAGTCCCCAGCAGTTGGGACGCCGCCGAGAGCGACGGCGAACGGCTGCGCTGGGCGTGGGCCGAGCGTTCACGCAGGGCGCCCGACACCCGCGGCGACAACGACCTCGCGTACGCCCACTTCTTGCATCAGCAGTTCGGCGTGCAGACGCTTCAGCAAGGGCGCGAGCCGCTCGACGACGCGACCATCGCTCAGCTGGCCGAGCTGTCCGACGAGGAGACGATCGCTCGCCTCGCGACCGGCGTGCGACGGTTCACCCTGCCCGAGGGGAGCCGCTGCCTCGAGCTCTTCCGCGAGCACGAAGCTTGGACAACGCTCGCCTCGATCTATCGGAACCGAGACCAACGCCCCCGTGCGGTGGAGGCGCTGCGGGCCGCCCTGGTCAAGGCGACGAACAAGTCACAGCAGAAACGTCTTCAGGGGCAGATCGATCAGCTTATCCTCCCCTGGGCCCGCTTCGATCCCTCGGTGACGCAACCGGCGGGCGAGGGGGCGACGCTCCGTGTCACGCACCGCAACGCGTCCGAGATCCGCCTGGTCGCGCGCCCGATCGACGTGAAGCGGCTGCTCGCCGACGTGATGGCTCTGATCGAGGACTTGCCCAAGAAGACGCCCCGGGCGGGGATGGAGATCGAACGGCTCGGTTGGCGTCTTCTGCAAGAAGGGCAAGAGAAGTACCTCGGCGAGCCCGCCGCGGCGTGGACCACGCAGCTCACAACGCCGGCCGATCACCGCGACGGCCACGACCCGATCACCACTCCGTTGCAGGCAGCCGGGGCCTACTTCGTCACCGCGACGCCAACGGGCTCAGACGGCGCTGCCGGCGCCGAATCGAGCATCGCCTTGTGGCTCGCCGACACGGTCTTGGTCCGCAAGCCGACCGCCGAAGGGGCGCTCTACCAAGTCCTCGACGCGCGGAGCGGCGAGCCGGTCGAGGGGGCGACGATCGACCTGTTCGGCTATCGGCAACTCCACCATTCACCTCAGGGGGAACGGCGCACGCGTCCGCACTTCGACACGGCCCGCCTCGCCGAGACGACCAGCGTCGCCGGCCTCGCGGCGTTCGAGTTGGCGCCCAAGGAGAACGAGCCGGGGTATTCCTGGCTCGCCACCGCGACCACGCCCGAGGGCCAGCACGCGCACCTCGGCTTCGCGAGCGTCTGGCGGCAGCAGCCTGACGCCGATCCGCCACGCAACCCGCGGACCTTTGTGGTGACCGATCGCCCCGTGTACCGCCCCGGCGATCGGGTCGAGTTCAAAATCTGGATCGGGCGGCCGAACTACGCGGTCGCCGCCGCGCCGGAGGGGGACTCCGAGCCGGCGCCCTCGGAGTTTGCGCATCAGGAGTTCAAAGTCGATCTCTACGACGCCCGGGGCGAGAAGGTCGATTCGCAACGCCTGACCGCCGACGCTTACGGCGGCTTGGTCGGTTCGTATGCCACACCGACCGACGCTTCGCTCGGCCACTACCGGATCGACTTGGTCGGCTTCGGCGGAGACTCGTTCCGCGTGGAGGAGTACCGCAAGCCCGAGTTCGAGGTCACGGTCACGGCGCCCACCGAGCCGACCAAGCTGGGAGAGCCGTTCGACGCGACGGTCCACGCCGCCTACTACAGCGGCTCGCCTGTCCGTGGCGGCGCTGTGAAGTACAAGGTGATCCGCACGCGGCGGACCGAGCGCTGGCTGCCGATCCGCCCCTGGGATTGGCTGTACGGGCGCGGTTACGGCTGGCTCGGCCAGGACGCCACGTGGCGGAGCGACTGGCGGCAATGGGGCTGCTACGCGCCGATGCCCCCTTGGTGGCCGGCCCCCTCGGGCCCGCCCGAAGTGGTCGCCGAGGGCGAAGCGGAACTCGACGCCCAGGGGCGCTTCCGCCTGACGATCGACACGGCCCAGGCCGCCGCCCGGCAACCCGACGACGACCACGAGTACGCCATCACCGCCGAAGTGACCGACGCGGGGCGACGGACCCAAGGGGGCGCGGGCGAGGTGCTCGCCGCTCGCCGACCGGTCGATGTGACCGTCTGGCTCGATCGCGGCTACTACACCGTCGGCGACACGGTGCGGGCGAACATCTCGGTGCGACGCCCCGACGGCGAGCCGCTCGCCGGCGGCGGCGAGCTGCGGCTGCTCAAGATCACCGAGCCGGCCGCCGAGCCGGGCGGGCAACCGACCGAGACGCTCGTCCAGGCGTGGGACCTCGCCAGCGATGTTGAAGGAGCGGCCGAGATGCGATTGAAGGCGTCCGAGCCGGGGCGCTACCGCCTCGTCTACCGCAGCGACGCCGCGGAGGAAGCGGTCGAAGGGGGCCTGCTCTTCACGATCCTCGGTCCCGGATTCGAGGGGGGCGATTTCCGCTACGGCGACCTCGAACTCATCCCCGACAAGCCCGAGTACGCGCCGGGCGAGACGGTGCGGCTGCTCGTGAACACGAACCGGACAAACGCGACCGTCACGCTCTTCGTCCGGCCGGTGGGCGGGGTCTACGGCACGCCCGAGGTCTTCCCGATCGCGGGCAAGAACGCCGTTGTGGAGATCCCGCTTACCGCGGGCGACATGCCCAACTTTTTCGTCGAGGCGCACACGGTCGTCGAGGGGCGACTGCACTCGGTGACGCGCGAGGTCGTTGTGCCGCCCGAGTCACGCGTCATCCAGGTGGAGGCTTCGCCTTCCGCCCCGAGCTACCTGCCGGGCGAAGAGGGGACGCTCCGCGTCCGCCTGACCGACGCCGCGGGCGAGCCGATCGCCGGCCAGGCGACGATCGCCGTGTACGACCGCAGCGTCGAAGCGATCGCCGGCGGCCCCTCCGGCGGCGACATCCGCGCCCGTTTCTGGGACTGGAAACGCCATCACCACCCTAGCGTGCAGCACAGCCTGTCCCGCGGTGAAGGGCCGGCCGTTCGAAGCGGCACGCCAACCATGCAATCCTTAGGTCTTCGCGTCGGCCGAATCGCCAGGGGCCGTGGTCGAGGCTTTGCTTGGGGAGAGCGGTACGAGTTTGGTGATGTCGCTGAAGGGGTGATGCTCGGTAAGACGATGCGCTTCGCCGAATCGGATTCCGCTCCTATGCCGGCGATGGCGATGGCCGCGGCGGGCGGCGGGTCGTTCGGGGGCGAGGCCCCAGCAGAGGAGCCCGCCGTCGCGGTCCGTGAGAACTTCGCCGACACGGCGCTCTGGGTCGGCTCGGTTGAGACCGACGCCGCCGGCTTCGCCGAGGTGAAGATGCCGCTGCCCGAGAGCCTCACCGCCTGGAAGGTGCGGGCGTGGGCGGTCGGGGCGGGGCTGCGCGTCGGCGAAGGGGAGGCGGAGGTCGTCACGCGCAAGGACCTGATGGTCCGCCTGCGAGCGCCCCGGTTCCTGGTCGCGGGCGACGAGGTGACCCTCGCCGCGCTCGTGCAGAACGAATCGCCGCGTGAGTTGACCGTGAACGTCCGGCTCGAAGCCGACGGGGAGACGCTCACGCTCCCATCGAACGCCGCGCAGACGGTGACGGTCGAAGCAGGCGGCGAGATGCGCGTCGACTGGCTCGTGACCGCCACCCTGGAAGGTGACGCGAAGTTCCGCGCGATCGCCACCGTCGAGGGCGACGCCGCCCTGTCGGACGGCATGCAGATCGAGCTGCCGGTGCTCGTGCACGGCGCCGAGATCGTCGAGTCGTTCAGCGCGGTGATCGCGCCCGACGAACGGCTCGCGACCTTCGAGCTGGTCGTCCCCGAGGAGCGGCGCCCCGAGGCGACCCGGCTGGAGATCCGCTACTCGCCGACGCTGGTCGGCGCGATGCTCGACACGCTGCCCTACCTGATCGAGTACCCGCACGGCTGCACCGAGCAGACGCTCAACCGCTTCCTACCCGCGGCGATCGTGCGGCAAACGATCCGCGACTTGGGCGTCGAGCTCGAGGACTTGAAGCCCGCCGGCGAGGAGCCCGCCGGGCCACCGCGGCGAAGCAGCCCGGTCTTCGACGACGACGAACTCGATAAGATCGTGAAATCGGGCGTCCGCCGGCTGCGTGAGATGCAGCTCTCCGACGGCGGGTGGGGCTGGTTCAGCGGCTTCGGCGAACGGAGCTCGGCCCACACGACGGCAGTGGTCGTGCGCGGCCTGGGCGTCGCGAAGCGGAGCGGCGTCGCCGTGCCGGACGACGTGCTCAACCGCGGGCTCGATTGGCTCGTCGCCTACCGCAACGAGCAAGAGAAACGACTGTTCAACGTACGTGATGGCGAAGTCATTGATGAAGACAAGCCATCCAAGAGGTATGCCGATAACCTCGACGCGTTGATAGAGCTCACTCTGAGTAAGAACGACCGAATGGAATCGCAGAATATGTTCGGGTTCCTCTATCGGGACCGTCTCAAGCTAACGCCGTACAGCCAGGCTCTGCTCGGCATGGCACTCCACCACGTGATCAAGAGTCAAAGGGCTATAGCCGGTGGTTTTGATAAGCCAGGGATGCTCCGAACGGTCGTCCGGAATTTGAAACAGTACGTCGAGACCGACGACGAGAATCAAACCGCTTACCTCAATCTTCCGGGCGGCTATTGGTGGAGCTGGTACGGCAGCGAGTACGAGGCGCACGCCTACTTCCTCAAGCTGCTCGCCGCGACCGAGCCGAAGGGCGAGTTGGCGCCGAAGCTGGTGAAATACCTGCTCGCCAACCGCCGGCACGCGACGCGCTGGAACAGCACCCGCGACACGGCGCTCGTCGTTGAGGCGATGGCCGACTACCTCCGCGCCAGCGGCGAGGCCGACCTCGAAGGCCAGGTCGAAGTCTGGCTCGACGGCAAGCTCCGTGACACGCAGGCGTTCGATGCGGCGTCGGCCCTCCGTTTCGACGGAAGCTTCGTCCTGCAAGGCGAAGAACTCTCCGCGGGCCGTCACACGCTTGAACTCCGTCGAGAAGGGACGGGACGTTTGTACGCAGGGGCGTCGCTCACCAATTTCTCCCTTCAGGACGACCTTCGCGCCGCGGGGCTCGAGGTGCGCGTCACCCGCCGGGTGCAGAAGCTCGTGCCGATCGAAGCGACCGACGCCGATGTCGATTCGCGCGGCGGGGTCTTCAATCCGAAGGTCGAGCGTTACCGCCGTGTCGATGTGCCGAACCGGGGCGAGGTCGAGAGCGGCGATCTCTTGGAGGTCGAGCTGACGATCGCCAGCAAGAACGACTACGAGTACCTGCTGATCGAGGACCCGAAGCCGGCCGGCTGTGAACCGACGGAGGTCCGCAGCGGCTACCGCGGCGACGCCCTCGGAGCCTACATCGAGTACCGCGATCAGAGCGTGATGCTCTACGTGCGGAACTTACCCCGCGGCGAGCGGACGGTCCGCTACCGCCTGCGGGCGGAGACGCCCGGTGTGTTCTCGGCCTTGCCGACCCAGATCGGCGCCATGTACGCCCCCGAGCTGCGCGGCAACAGCGACGAGCTGAAGTTGCGGGTTGTGGACTAG